A window of Juglans regia cultivar Chandler chromosome 7, Walnut 2.0, whole genome shotgun sequence contains these coding sequences:
- the LOC109008255 gene encoding magnesium transporter MRS2-10-like encodes MADLKEHLLPPKPHSAINLRDAAYRSPASGRQPFQGMDVLGLKKRGQGLRSWIRVDASGNSQVIEVDKFTMMRRCDLPARDLRLLDPLFVYPSTILGREKAIVVNLEQIRCIITADEVLLLNSLDSSVLHYVVELQRRLTTNAASEVWQSDATDLNQRRGTRNLENVVFGSPSPDYLPFEFRALEVALEAACTFLDSQAAELEIEAYPLLDELTSKISTLNLERARRLKSRLVALTRRVQKVRDEIEQLMDDDGDMAEMYLTEKKKRMETSFCGDLSLMGYRSTDCTSVSAPVSPFSSPCESRKLEKSLSIVRSRHESMRSSESATESIEELEMLLEAYFVVIDSTLNKLTSLKEYIDDTEDFINIQLDNVRNQLIQFELLLTTATFVVAIFGVVAGIFGMNFSISLFDDTSAFKWVLVITGIIGLVIFSAFVWFFKHRRLMQL; translated from the exons ATGGCGGATCTTAAAGAACACCTGCTCCCTCCGAAACCTCATTCAGCTATAAACCTTAGGGATGCAGCTTATCGATCTCCAGCCAGTGGGCGGCAACCTTTTCAGGGTATGGATGTTTTGGGGCTGAAGAAGAGGGGCCAAGGCCTGCGATCTTGGATTCGTGTTGATGCATCTGGGAATTCCCAAGTCATTGAGGTTGACAAATTCACTATGATGCGGCGTTGTGATCTTCCTGCCCGTGATCTGCGACTGCTTGATCCCTTATTTGTTTATCCCTCAACGATCCTGGGTAGGGAGAAGGCTATTGTTGTAAACTTGGAGCAAATTCGTTGTATTATCACTGCCGATGAGgttcttttattaaattccCTAGATAGTTCTGTATTGCATTATGTGGTGGAGCTACAACGTCGATTGACAACAAATGCTGCGAGTGAGGTCTGGCAGTCTGATGCTACTGACTTGAACCAAAGGAGGGGAACtagaaatttggaaaatgttGTGTTTGGGAGCCCATCACCAGACTATTTGCCGTTTGAGTTTAGGGCCCTTGAAGTTGCCTTGGAGGCTGCTTGTACATTTCTTGATTCTCAG GCAGCAGAATTAGAAATTGAAGCATATCCATTACTAGATGAACTTACATCAAAGATCAGTACACTCAATTTGGAACGAGCGCGTAGATTGAAAAGCAGGCTTGTTGCGTTGACTCGAAGAGTGCAGAAG GTTAGAGATGAAATAGAGCAACTCATGGATGATGATGGAGATATGGCTGAAATGTATCTTacggagaagaaaaaaaggatggAAACATCATTTTGTGGTGATCTGTCATTGATGGGATACAGATCAACAGATTGTACATCTGTTTCTGCTCctgtttctcctttttcttcaccCTGTGAATCCCGGAAACTTGAGAAAAGCTTGAGCATTGTAAGGAGCAGACACGAGAGCATGAGGAGTTCTGAGAGTGCCACAGAAAGTATAGAAGAGCTTGAGATGTTGTTGGAAGCATATTTTGTTGTCATTGATAGCACCCTAAACAAGTTGACCTCG TTGAAGGAGTACATCGATGACACAGAAGATTTCATCAATATTCAGctg GATAACGTTCGGAATCAGCTGATCCAATTTGAGCTGCTACTCACAACTGCTACATTTGTTGTTGCGATCTTTGGGGTGGTGGCAGGGATCTTTGGCATGAATTTTTCAATATCCTTATTCGATGACACTAGTGCATTTAAGTGGGTACTTGTAATCACAGGAATTATTGGGCTTGTGATATTCAGCGCATTCGTGTGGTTCTTCAAGCACAGAAGGCTAATGCAACTGTAA
- the LOC109008257 gene encoding chaperone protein dnaJ 8, chloroplastic translates to MAAAAATGFIGGNGSSSSSWFQLGNGQRRKKKMVNRVMFSSASSSSSSSSVMDPYKTLRIQPSASESEIKKAFRQLALQYHPDVCRGSNCGVQFHQINEAYDTVMSKLRGESMALSESYDDDMDESMRGMNDPDWELWEEWMGWEGAGIRDYSSHINPYI, encoded by the exons ATGGCTGCAGCTGCTGCGACTGGATTTATTGGTGGTAATgggtcgtcttcttcttcttggttTCAGCTCGGAAATGggcagaggaggaagaagaagatggtgaaTAGGGTTATGttttcttctgcttcttcttcatcttcatcttcttctgtGATGGACCCCTATAAGACTCTGAGGATCCAACCCAGTGCCTCTGAATCTGAGATCAAGAAGGCTTTCAGACAGCTTGCTTTGCag TATCATCCAGATGTATGCAGAGGAAGCAATTGTGGTGTGCAGTTCCACCAAATCAATGAAGCTTACGAT ACTGTGATGAGTAAATTGAGAGGGGAATCGATGGCGTTGTCTGAGTCGTACGATGACGATATGGACGAGTCGATGAGAGGAATGAACGATCCTGATTGGGAGTTGTGGGAGGAGTGGATGGGATGGGAAGGAGCAGGAATTCGTGACTACTCGTCTCACATTAATCCTTatatttga
- the LOC109008256 gene encoding probable protein phosphatase 2C 60, translating to MIKGRLACYIVLSSLSLSLSRFAEISARAQPISLPIGMGIYLSAPKTEKVSEDGENDRLRYGFSSMQGWRATMEDAHAAYPDLDSSTSFFGVYDGHGGKVVAKFCAKYLHQQVVKHDAYATGDLGTAVQKAFLRMDEMMCGQRGWRELAILGDKMEKFSGMIEGLIWSPRGGEVNNHNDNWLSEEGPHSDFDGPNCGSTACVAIFRKNQLVVANAGDSRCVISKKGQAYNLSKDHKPDLEIEKDRILKAGGFIQYGRVNGSLNLARAIGDVEFKQNKHMPAEKQIITAFPDITTVELCDDDEFLVLACDGIWDCLSSQQLVDYVREQLKTDSKLSVICERVFDRCLAPSAGGEGCDNMTMILVQFKKPVDNTSVGKQMAGEQPSSSDQPSETETDRSSMET from the exons ATGATCAAAGGCCGTTTAGCCTGTTATATcgttctctcctctctctctctctctctctctcgcttcgCTGAAATCAGTGCACGGGCACAGCCGATTAGCCTTCCAA TTGGAATGGGGATATATCTCAGTGCCCCCAAGACTGAAAAGGTATCAGAAGATGGTGAAAATGACAGACTTAGATATGGGTTTTCATCAATGCAAGGGTGGCGTGCTACCATGGAAGATGCT cATGCAGCTTATCCAGATTTGGACAGTTCCACGTCTTTTTTTGGTGTTTATGATGGCCATGGAG GTAAAGTAGTTGCTAAGTTCTGTGCCAAGTATCTTCACCAACAGGTGGTCAAGCATGACGCATATGCAACTGGAGATTTAGGTACTGCAGTACAGAAAGCATTTCTAAG AATGGATGAGATGATGTGTGGGCAAAGAGGATGGAGAGAATTAGCGATACTTGGAGATAAAATGGAAAAGTTCTCTGGTATGATAGAAGGGTTGATATGGTCTCCTAGGGGTGGTGAAGTCAATAACCATAATGATAATTGGCTGTCAGAGGAG GGGCCTCACTCCGACTTTGACGGACCAAATTGTGGAAGCACAGCTTGTGTGGCGATCTTTCGAAAGAATCAACTTGTTGTTGCAAATGCTGGTGATTCTCGTTGTGTAATATCCAAGAAGGGTCAG GCATATAATTTGTCTAAAGATCACAAACCTGACCTTGAGATCGAGAAGGATAGGATTCTGAAAGCTGGTGGTTTTATCCAATATGGTCGGGTCAATGGAAGTTTGAACTTGGCAAGAGCCATAG GAGATGTGGAATTCAAGCAGAACAAACATATGCCAGCTGAAAAGCAGATTATCACTGCCTTTCCAGACATAACCACT GTTGAGCTTtgtgatgatgatgagtttCTTGTTCTAGCTTGTGATGGGATTTG GGATTGCCTGTCAAGCCAGCAACTAGTGGATTATGTGCGGGAACAGTTGAAAACC GACAGTAAACTTTCAGTCATTTGCGAGAGAGTGTTTGACAGGTGTTTGGCACCATCGGCCGGTGGCGAGGGTTGTGACAATATGACCATGATTTTGGTTCAGTTCAAAAAGCCTGTTGATAATACTTCTGTTGGGAAGCAGATGGCAGGGGAGCAGCCTTCGTCATCTGATCAACCATCTGAGACTGAGACTGATAGAAGTTCAATGGAGACTTGA